The following are from one region of the Cloacibacterium sp. TD35 genome:
- a CDS encoding DUF456 domain-containing protein — protein sequence MEQSIITIISLIIIGIGILGTFLPVLPGLAVSFLGLILYKFVGNTDFSIWYIVIFGILTLISLVLNYIIPIKTTEKYGGSNYGKYGGFIGTIVGLFFPPLGFLIGMLLGVFLGELLHDRNDKQKALKATKGAFIGFIYGTGFNLMIGLAMFLVVIINIFNS from the coding sequence ATGGAGCAAAGTATTATTACTATTATATCTCTCATCATTATAGGAATAGGGATTTTAGGAACTTTCTTACCTGTTTTACCAGGATTAGCAGTTAGCTTTTTAGGATTAATTCTCTATAAATTCGTAGGAAATACAGATTTTTCTATTTGGTATATTGTCATTTTTGGAATATTAACACTCATTTCATTGGTGCTGAATTACATTATTCCTATCAAAACCACCGAGAAATATGGTGGCAGCAATTATGGAAAATATGGTGGTTTCATCGGGACGATTGTAGGTTTATTTTTTCCACCACTTGGTTTTTTAATTGGCATGTTATTAGGTGTTTTCTTAGGCGAACTTTTGCATGACAGAAACGACAAACAAAAAGCGCTCAAAGCGACCAAAGGTGCTTTCATTGGCTTTATCTATGGAACAGGCTTTAATCTTATGATTGGATTGGCAATGTTTTTGGTAGTAATTATAAATATCTTCAATTCTTAA
- a CDS encoding uracil-DNA glycosylase: MTWTEILAPIKNTEYFEKLWQKVKNEYATTKCFPPKNQIFRAIELTPFDEVEVVIIGQDPYHNDFQANGLCFSVSDQVSAPPSLKNIFTELKDDLGIVKTSNELDFWARQGVLLLNATLTVRAHQPNSHKDLGWEKFTDFIIKEISEKKENVVFVLWGAFAQKKASLIDETKHFIIQSAHPSPFSVYRGFYGSRPFSKINEYLISKNKKPINW, translated from the coding sequence ATGACTTGGACAGAAATTCTTGCCCCAATAAAAAACACAGAATATTTTGAGAAGCTTTGGCAAAAAGTAAAAAATGAATATGCTACCACCAAATGTTTCCCACCGAAAAATCAAATTTTCAGAGCGATTGAACTTACTCCTTTTGACGAGGTAGAAGTGGTGATTATTGGTCAAGATCCGTATCATAATGATTTTCAGGCGAATGGTTTATGTTTTTCGGTTTCTGATCAGGTTTCTGCGCCACCTTCTTTGAAGAATATTTTTACAGAACTCAAAGACGATTTAGGAATTGTAAAAACCAGTAATGAACTCGATTTTTGGGCAAGACAAGGTGTTTTATTGCTCAATGCTACGCTTACCGTTCGTGCGCATCAACCGAATTCTCATAAAGATTTAGGCTGGGAAAAATTCACAGATTTTATTATCAAAGAAATTTCCGAAAAGAAAGAAAACGTAGTTTTTGTTTTGTGGGGCGCTTTTGCACAAAAAAAAGCTTCGCTCATAGATGAAACGAAGCATTTTATCATTCAGTCGGCGCATCCTTCTCCGTTTTCGGTGTACAGAGGTTTCTACGGAAGCAGACCTTTTTCTAAAATTAATGAATATCTGATTTCTAAAAACAAGAAACCCATAAACTGGTAA
- a CDS encoding endonuclease MutS2, with protein MQVTKENLQELEFPKLLAEISPYAYSPKVAEKILHLKLLKIDEAEITLKKTAEYLTSYESSNAIPFSEYEDIEAELKVMHIENFRLENAAFIKIKNLTEQIGKLQKFFPVLAETFPILLEEVMQLDFKKEIVDKIDKVFNRFGEVKSEASPILKSLRTEIQHAKKHIQENFSKTLSHLSSTDFLDEIKETVIDDQRVLAVKSGFKKRVPGRVLGVSKTGSITYIQPESVSRHYFKLREAEEEEKKEVDKILRKLTAEIAIFAPELEEYQKYIFDLDITRAKAKFAEKIGGVLPKINRHKTMRLVNAFHPLLLLRNKEEKKEIYPQTLTLTEHNRILCISGPNAGGKSITLKTVGLLQLMIQSGILVPVHPKSEMFFFKKIRTDIGDNQSIENHLSTYSSRLKKMSGIIREADDNTLLLIDEFGTGSDPELGGALAESFLEFFYEKKSFAIITTHYTNIKLVVEQLPNATNAAMLFDEYSLEPLYKLEVGQAGSSFTFEVAEKNRIPRFIIKNARSKVEKDVVNLDKTIVKLQQEKFEVEKLKSNLVEQKESVEDKRENLQKLNEQLQQKLYNFQRLYEEEHRKLQFGNKIEAFIDGYLKGKSRKDIVKDFVKILEQEKFRKLGSDKAESEKLKVTKRKVEQQLKKENIQVQIAETNQKLEEKTKKERAVWMKVGQRVRIAGSTSVGTIETIHKNGKVTVNYGLFKTQISQDELERI; from the coding sequence GTGCAAGTAACCAAAGAAAATTTACAAGAATTAGAATTCCCGAAATTACTCGCGGAAATTTCTCCTTATGCGTATTCGCCGAAAGTGGCAGAAAAAATTCTTCATCTGAAATTATTAAAAATAGATGAAGCGGAAATTACTTTGAAAAAAACTGCCGAATATCTCACAAGTTACGAGAGTTCAAACGCTATTCCATTTAGTGAATACGAAGATATAGAAGCAGAACTGAAGGTGATGCACATCGAAAATTTCAGGTTAGAAAACGCTGCTTTTATCAAGATTAAAAACCTGACCGAACAAATCGGGAAATTGCAGAAATTCTTTCCTGTACTTGCCGAAACCTTCCCTATTTTGCTGGAAGAAGTGATGCAATTGGATTTCAAGAAGGAAATTGTAGATAAAATAGACAAAGTTTTTAACCGTTTTGGCGAGGTAAAATCTGAAGCTTCACCCATTTTAAAATCTTTAAGAACCGAAATTCAGCACGCTAAAAAACATATTCAAGAGAATTTTAGTAAAACACTTTCTCACCTTTCTTCTACAGATTTTTTAGATGAAATTAAAGAAACGGTGATTGACGACCAAAGAGTTTTAGCAGTAAAATCTGGTTTCAAAAAACGTGTTCCCGGTAGAGTTTTAGGCGTTTCTAAAACAGGCTCTATCACTTACATTCAGCCAGAAAGTGTTTCTAGACATTACTTTAAACTTCGTGAAGCGGAGGAAGAAGAAAAGAAAGAAGTGGATAAAATTCTGCGAAAACTTACGGCAGAAATTGCCATTTTCGCGCCTGAATTAGAAGAATATCAAAAATATATATTCGATTTAGATATCACCAGAGCAAAAGCCAAATTTGCTGAAAAAATTGGCGGTGTTTTGCCAAAAATCAATCGTCATAAAACCATGAGATTGGTCAACGCATTTCACCCATTGCTTTTATTGAGAAACAAAGAAGAAAAAAAGGAAATCTATCCTCAAACTTTGACGTTGACGGAGCATAACCGAATTCTATGTATTTCTGGACCAAATGCTGGTGGAAAATCTATCACGCTGAAAACCGTTGGTTTACTTCAACTGATGATTCAGAGCGGAATTTTGGTGCCTGTTCATCCGAAATCAGAAATGTTCTTTTTCAAAAAAATCAGAACGGATATTGGTGACAATCAATCCATTGAAAATCATCTTTCTACTTACAGTTCTCGACTCAAAAAAATGTCTGGAATTATTCGTGAGGCAGATGATAATACTTTGCTTTTGATTGATGAATTCGGGACGGGTTCTGATCCAGAATTAGGAGGCGCTTTAGCAGAAAGTTTCTTGGAATTTTTCTACGAAAAAAAATCTTTTGCCATTATTACCACGCATTATACCAACATCAAACTGGTGGTAGAACAATTGCCAAATGCGACCAATGCAGCGATGCTTTTTGATGAATATTCATTGGAACCTTTGTATAAATTAGAAGTTGGACAAGCTGGAAGTTCTTTCACTTTTGAAGTGGCAGAAAAAAATAGAATTCCAAGATTTATCATTAAAAATGCACGTTCGAAAGTAGAAAAGGATGTCGTAAACTTAGATAAAACCATCGTAAAACTTCAGCAAGAAAAATTTGAAGTTGAAAAACTGAAATCCAACCTTGTTGAGCAAAAAGAATCGGTAGAAGATAAGCGTGAAAATCTGCAAAAACTGAACGAACAGCTTCAACAAAAGCTCTATAATTTTCAAAGATTATATGAAGAAGAACACCGTAAATTACAATTCGGGAATAAGATAGAAGCCTTTATTGATGGTTATTTGAAAGGAAAATCTAGAAAAGATATCGTGAAAGATTTTGTAAAAATTCTGGAGCAGGAAAAATTCCGAAAACTCGGTTCAGACAAAGCAGAATCTGAGAAACTGAAAGTTACCAAACGTAAAGTAGAACAACAACTGAAAAAAGAAAACATACAAGTTCAAATTGCGGAAACCAACCAAAAATTGGAAGAAAAAACCAAGAAAGAACGTGCAGTTTGGATGAAAGTTGGTCAACGTGTAAGAATAGCTGGTTCTACATCAGTAGGAACCATAGAAACCATTCACAAAAACGGAAAAGTTACCGTGAATTACGGACTTTTTAAAACGCAAATTTCTCAAGACGAACTAGAGAGAATTTAA
- a CDS encoding MFS transporter translates to MKLLHNQNIKSRDLQIAIAVFLAGLSCFGLLYYYQALLPDLVEYFKINKAKSSFAVSSATLGMALGLITSTFVADRYSRKKVIGYCLFASAILAFTSSFSENFNMLIALNFLKGFLLSGATSVCLAYIAEEVSENRKLRITGFYIAGNAVGGMVGRVISSQISHYKSWQFASEFIGIWCLIFAILFFILAPKSQNFKPKKESFKTLIEPNFKLITHPKLLPYYITGFLLLGTFVSLYNYMAFFLVKAPFNISRSWISYVYVLYISGVFGSMNVSFWERKLKNSENVLKTMSLVGILGILFFFLQNTIAVIVGLAVFTYSFFVAHTVCSKSVGNFSKEKRTVTIAFYLLLYYIGASTLGSFSGVILQKLDWQIFLVSLTFIFGIIYLIFAFKKEKIEP, encoded by the coding sequence TTGAAACTTCTTCATAATCAAAATATTAAATCACGCGATTTACAAATTGCCATTGCTGTTTTTTTGGCGGGATTGTCATGTTTTGGGTTGTTGTATTATTATCAAGCGTTGCTTCCTGATTTGGTAGAATATTTCAAAATCAATAAAGCCAAAAGCAGTTTTGCAGTTTCTTCGGCGACTTTGGGAATGGCTCTTGGTTTAATCACTTCCACTTTCGTAGCAGACCGATACAGCCGAAAAAAAGTCATCGGATATTGTTTATTTGCATCTGCAATTTTAGCTTTTACCTCTTCATTTTCTGAAAATTTCAACATGTTAATTGCGCTCAATTTCTTGAAAGGATTTTTGCTTTCGGGTGCTACTTCTGTTTGTTTGGCTTACATCGCAGAAGAAGTTTCAGAAAACAGAAAATTGAGAATTACAGGGTTTTACATTGCAGGAAATGCAGTAGGCGGAATGGTAGGAAGAGTTATTTCATCTCAAATCTCTCATTATAAATCTTGGCAATTTGCTTCAGAATTTATTGGAATTTGGTGTCTTATTTTTGCAATTTTATTTTTTATACTCGCTCCTAAATCACAAAATTTCAAACCAAAGAAAGAATCATTTAAAACTTTAATAGAACCTAACTTCAAACTCATCACGCATCCAAAACTATTGCCTTATTATATTACAGGATTTCTTTTGCTGGGCACTTTTGTAAGTTTGTACAATTACATGGCTTTTTTCTTGGTCAAAGCGCCATTTAACATTTCCAGAAGTTGGATTTCTTATGTTTACGTACTTTATATTTCTGGAGTTTTTGGTTCTATGAATGTCAGTTTTTGGGAAAGAAAACTCAAAAATTCTGAAAATGTTTTAAAAACTATGAGTTTAGTAGGAATTCTAGGAATTCTCTTCTTTTTCTTGCAAAATACAATAGCTGTGATTGTAGGATTGGCGGTTTTTACATACAGCTTTTTCGTAGCGCATACAGTTTGCAGTAAATCAGTGGGGAATTTTTCAAAAGAAAAAAGAACGGTAACAATTGCGTTTTATTTGCTGCTCTATTACATTGGTGCAAGTACTTTAGGAAGTTTCAGCGGAGTAATTTTACAGAAATTAGATTGGCAAATTTTCTTAGTTTCTCTCACCTTTATCTTCGGAATTATTTATTTGATTTTTGCCTTTAAAAAAGAAAAAATCGAACCTTAA
- a CDS encoding isopenicillin N synthase family dioxygenase: MNKIPSVDLRDFLSGDETRKQKFVNEIGKAYEEIGFVALKGHFLDQNLVDQLYAEIKNFFDLSVEVKAKYEIPGIGGQRGYVGFGKETAKGFKAADLKEFWHFGQYLPEGSKYLAEYPENVEVAEAPEFNKVGKEAYKMLEKTGVYVLRALALYVGLDEFYFDKFVAEGNSILRPIHYPPITDEPKDAVRAAAHGDINLITLLMGAQGKGLQVRDHEGNWVDAIAQPDELMINVGDMLSRHTNNKLKSTIHQVVNPERELWGTSRYSIPFFMHPVSEMPLNCLENCIDEDHPKLYEDTTAGEFLHERLVELGLIK, encoded by the coding sequence ATGAATAAAATTCCTAGCGTAGATTTACGCGATTTTCTTTCGGGTGACGAAACAAGAAAACAAAAATTTGTAAACGAAATTGGTAAAGCATACGAAGAAATAGGTTTCGTAGCGCTTAAAGGTCATTTCTTAGATCAAAATTTAGTAGATCAATTATATGCTGAAATCAAGAATTTCTTTGACCTTTCTGTAGAAGTAAAAGCAAAATATGAAATTCCTGGAATTGGCGGTCAAAGAGGTTATGTAGGTTTCGGAAAAGAAACCGCAAAAGGCTTCAAAGCGGCTGATTTAAAAGAGTTTTGGCATTTTGGTCAGTATTTGCCAGAAGGTTCTAAATATTTAGCAGAATATCCAGAAAATGTAGAAGTTGCAGAAGCGCCAGAATTTAACAAAGTAGGAAAAGAAGCCTATAAAATGTTAGAAAAAACTGGAGTTTATGTCTTGAGAGCTTTAGCATTATATGTAGGTTTAGATGAGTTTTATTTTGATAAATTCGTAGCAGAAGGAAACAGTATTCTTAGACCAATTCACTACCCACCGATTACGGACGAGCCGAAAGATGCAGTAAGAGCAGCAGCTCATGGCGATATCAATTTAATTACACTTCTGATGGGAGCTCAAGGAAAGGGATTGCAAGTAAGAGACCACGAAGGAAATTGGGTAGATGCAATTGCTCAACCAGACGAATTGATGATTAATGTAGGCGATATGCTTTCTAGACACACCAATAATAAACTAAAATCTACGATTCACCAAGTGGTAAATCCAGAGAGAGAATTATGGGGAACTTCTAGATATTCTATTCCGTTTTTCATGCATCCAGTAAGCGAAATGCCGCTAAACTGTTTAGAAAACTGTATTGACGAAGACCATCCTAAATTATACGAAGACACTACTGCTGGAGAATTCTTGCACGAAAGATTAGTAGAATTAGGATTGATTAAATAA
- a CDS encoding HD domain-containing protein, whose protein sequence is MYLEKEIEFILTLDQLKNVIRRNFNHDNSRRENTAEHSWQVIVFAQILFPYARNKEKIDLGKVIKMLSIHDVVEIDAGDTFFYDEKANEGKFERELASAERIFGILAEPMKSEFMNLWVEFEAGETETAIFASAVDRMIPFVMNCFNNGLSWIEAGVEFEKVQKMLRPRIELASEDMLDTFEVLIKKAFDEGKLL, encoded by the coding sequence ATGTACTTAGAAAAAGAGATAGAGTTCATTCTTACTTTAGACCAACTCAAAAACGTAATCCGTAGAAATTTTAATCATGACAATTCCAGAAGAGAAAATACAGCAGAACATTCATGGCAAGTGATTGTTTTTGCGCAGATTCTTTTTCCCTATGCTCGAAACAAAGAAAAAATAGATTTAGGAAAAGTAATTAAGATGCTTTCTATACATGATGTGGTAGAAATAGACGCAGGAGATACTTTTTTCTATGATGAAAAAGCTAATGAAGGTAAATTCGAGCGTGAACTCGCTTCTGCTGAGAGAATTTTCGGGATTTTGGCTGAACCTATGAAATCGGAATTTATGAATCTTTGGGTAGAATTCGAGGCTGGAGAAACAGAAACCGCCATTTTTGCAAGTGCTGTAGACAGAATGATTCCTTTTGTGATGAATTGTTTTAACAATGGTTTGAGTTGGATAGAAGCTGGAGTAGAGTTCGAGAAGGTGCAAAAAATGCTTCGCCCAAGAATAGAATTGGCGTCAGAAGATATGCTCGATACCTTTGAGGTGTTGATTAAAAAGGCTTTTGACGAAGGAAAACTTTTATAG
- the sqr gene encoding type III sulfide quinone reductase, selenoprotein subtype, which translates to MKNLVILGAGTAGTMMANHLVKKLNKKEWQITLVDQFKSHYYQPGFLFIPFGTYQPEDVRRTIDEFLPKGIQLIREKIDRIDKDTDTVILENGRNVKYDILIIATGCKIAPEEVPGMKGDTWQKNIFDFYTFEGSCALAKKLETWPGGKLVVHITEMPIKCPVAPLEFSFLADDYFTKKGMRDKVEISYVTPLSGAFTKPKTTETLNYLLKEKNIKIVPDFAVEHIEGENGKMYDYGGEVVDFDLLVTIPTNMGDECILRSGFGDDLNYVPTDKNTLQSKVKENIFVIGDATNIPASKAGSVAHFEAEILTENILKYIQGKPLNPEFDGHANCFIETGKGKALLIDFNYDVEPLKGKFPFAGIGPLNLLEESAFNHFGKMAFKWVYWNMLLPARKIPFVTPTMSRAGKKFDKETV; encoded by the coding sequence ATGAAAAACTTAGTAATCTTAGGAGCAGGAACTGCTGGAACTATGATGGCAAACCACCTTGTAAAAAAGCTCAATAAAAAGGAGTGGCAAATTACTTTGGTAGACCAATTTAAGTCTCATTACTACCAGCCAGGATTTTTATTTATCCCTTTTGGAACCTATCAACCAGAAGATGTAAGAAGAACTATAGATGAATTCTTGCCTAAAGGAATTCAACTTATTCGTGAAAAAATCGACAGAATAGATAAAGATACAGATACCGTTATTTTAGAAAACGGAAGAAATGTAAAATATGACATTCTCATCATTGCTACAGGTTGCAAAATCGCACCAGAGGAAGTTCCAGGAATGAAAGGCGATACTTGGCAAAAAAATATTTTTGATTTCTACACTTTCGAAGGAAGTTGTGCACTAGCTAAGAAATTAGAAACTTGGCCAGGAGGAAAATTAGTAGTTCATATTACAGAAATGCCAATAAAATGTCCTGTAGCTCCGCTAGAATTTTCTTTTTTAGCAGATGATTACTTCACCAAAAAAGGAATGAGAGACAAAGTAGAAATTTCTTACGTTACACCTCTTTCTGGTGCATTTACTAAGCCAAAAACTACTGAAACGCTCAATTATTTATTGAAAGAAAAAAATATAAAAATTGTTCCAGATTTTGCAGTAGAGCATATAGAAGGTGAAAACGGAAAAATGTATGATTACGGTGGCGAAGTGGTAGATTTTGATTTACTAGTAACCATTCCTACCAATATGGGAGATGAATGTATTCTTCGTTCAGGTTTTGGAGATGATCTAAACTATGTTCCAACTGATAAAAACACATTACAAAGTAAAGTAAAAGAAAACATCTTCGTAATAGGTGACGCTACTAATATACCTGCTTCTAAAGCTGGTTCTGTAGCACATTTCGAAGCTGAAATTCTTACTGAAAACATTTTAAAATATATACAAGGAAAACCGCTTAATCCAGAATTTGACGGCCACGCCAACTGTTTTATAGAAACAGGAAAAGGAAAAGCATTACTCATAGATTTCAATTATGACGTAGAGCCATTAAAAGGAAAATTCCCTTTCGCCGGAATCGGTCCACTTAATTTATTAGAAGAAAGTGCTTTCAATCACTTTGGAAAAATGGCTTTCAAATGGGTGTATTGGAACATGCTTCTCCCAGCCAGAAAAATACCTTTCGTAACGCCTACCATGAGCAGAGCAGGAAAGAAATTTGACAAGGAAACAGTATAA
- a CDS encoding TusE/DsrC/DsvC family sulfur relay protein → MEKTYAGFTINVNDEGYLTDMNQWNHDVAQEMAKEEGLELGNRHFEVLEYLRDQQKKDVALTIRGVGKSGVVDIKEFYELFPKGPLKISSKLAGIPKPKSCI, encoded by the coding sequence ATGGAAAAAACTTATGCAGGCTTTACAATCAATGTAAACGACGAAGGATACCTTACAGACATGAACCAATGGAATCACGATGTAGCTCAAGAAATGGCTAAAGAAGAAGGACTAGAATTAGGAAACAGACATTTCGAAGTTTTAGAATATTTAAGAGACCAACAGAAAAAAGATGTAGCATTAACCATAAGAGGCGTAGGAAAATCTGGTGTAGTAGATATTAAAGAATTCTATGAACTATTTCCAAAAGGACCGCTAAAAATTTCAAGTAAATTAGCAGGAATTCCTAAACCAAAATCTTGTATTTAA
- a CDS encoding DsrE/DsrF/DrsH-like family protein, translating into METTLLKNPLADLDKSLKPIEKVMVIISKGTLESVYAGFILANGARMEGMEAEIFFTFFGLDAVIKDRLKDIHVATVGNPAMHMPTMLGGLPGMEALATKMMKSKMEKLDIPPIDEFIEILSASGCRLWVCKLAFEMFDLKEEDLTPEVEGILTVGDFYARAAGDATQIIFI; encoded by the coding sequence ATGGAAACTACATTATTAAAAAATCCATTAGCAGATTTAGATAAATCTCTGAAACCCATAGAAAAAGTAATGGTAATCATTTCTAAAGGAACTTTAGAAAGTGTTTACGCAGGTTTTATATTGGCAAACGGAGCGAGAATGGAAGGTATGGAAGCAGAAATTTTCTTTACTTTCTTCGGACTAGATGCTGTAATTAAAGACAGACTAAAAGACATTCACGTGGCTACTGTAGGAAATCCTGCAATGCACATGCCTACCATGTTAGGAGGTTTACCTGGAATGGAAGCTCTCGCTACCAAAATGATGAAATCTAAAATGGAAAAATTAGACATTCCACCAATTGATGAATTCATAGAAATTCTATCAGCTTCTGGTTGCAGACTTTGGGTTTGTAAACTGGCTTTCGAAATGTTTGATTTAAAAGAAGAAGACTTAACTCCAGAAGTGGAAGGCATCTTAACCGTAGGAGATTTCTACGCAAGAGCTGCAGGAGATGCTACGCAAATTATTTTCATCTAA